One window of Helicoverpa zea isolate HzStark_Cry1AcR chromosome 12, ilHelZeax1.1, whole genome shotgun sequence genomic DNA carries:
- the LOC124635413 gene encoding 3-phosphoinositide-dependent protein kinase 1 isoform X2 — protein sequence MSMKSLLVLNIIRNSSINDRASSELRAPIAAAETIVETPIKMQAAPAPAPATPAPASAAPVAPASSPAPSQAQKPTKRTAKDYIFGKLIGEGCYSTVFLAKDIHSGKEYAIKVCEKLHIIRKKKREYIKREKDALNMLFNVPHGFVKLYCTFQDEERLYFVLSFAKNGELLSYINQVGSFELNVAKFYAAELLMALEKMHAKGIIHRDLKPENILLDENMHLQIADFGTAKILEPEEIRASPNNADNDAQNERSRKISFVGTPQYVSPELLHDCVDTRASDLWALGCIIYQMISGLPPFRAATEFLTFQKILKMDFEFPEGFPADAKDLVEKLLVLDHTKRLGANDKGETYDSIRNHPFFAGIDWDSVWEQTPPTISPYLPGGSFEEEYNVPDHLEPGLGNKQLVRLWEFDLSTSKGILNISPEEKRRRLEVQSRESKWHQFVDGELILKQGLVDKRKGLFPRRRMLLLTTGPRLFYVDPANMVLKGEIPWSPELRVEAKNFRIFLVHTPNRTYYLEDPDSYALEWASVIDEVRIGTYGRDTT from the exons ATGTCTATGAAATCTTTGCTTGTGCTCAACATAATACGGAACAGCTCG ATCAACGATCGAGCATCTAGTGAGTTACGGGCCCCAATTGCTGCGGCCGAAACCATAGTAGAGACACCGATCAAGATGCAAGCAGCTCCTGCGCCCGCACCGGCCACGCCGGCGCCGGCGTCTGCCGCACCCGTTGCACCTGCCTCATCACCGGCTCCCAGCCAGGCGCAAAAGCCCACCAAGCGAACTGCTAAGGACTATATTTTTGGCAAATTAATCGGCGAGGGCTGTTACAGCACCGTGTTTCTTGCAAAGGATATTCACAGTGGAAAGGAATATGCAa TTAAAGTGTGTGAAAAACTTCACATCATTCGAAAGAAGAAAAGAGAGTACATTAAACGCGAGAAAGACGCCTTAAACATGTTGTTCAATGTACCTCATGGTTTCGTGAAACTTTACTGCACATTTCAAGATGAAGAAAGGCTTTACTTCGTCTTATCCTTTGCAAAAAATGGCGAATTGTTATCTTACATTAATCAAGTTGGCTCTTTTGAGCTTAACGTAGCAAAATTTTATGCGGCTGAGTTGTTGATGGCCTTAGAAAAAATGCACGCAAAAGGAATAATTCACCGTGACTTAAAAccggaaaatatattattagatGAAAATATGCACTTGCAAATTGCCGATTTTGGAACGGCTAAAATTCTGGAGCCTGAAGAAATTCGTGCTTCACCAAACAATGCTGATAATGACGCCCAAAATGAACGATCTAGAAAAATTAGTTTCGTTGGAACACCACAGTATGTAAGTCCAGAATTATTACATGACTGTGTAGACACCCGTGCCTCAGACCTGTGGGCGTTGGGATGCATCATTTACCAAATGATTTCGGGTTTGCCTCCGTTCCGCGCAGCTACGGAGTTCCTCACTTTTCAAAAAATTCTCAAGATGGACTTTGAATTCCCAGAAGGATTTCCGGCTGATGCTAAAGACCTTGTGGAAAAACTGTTGGTACTAGACCATACTAAGAGACTTGGCGCTAATGATAAGGGAGAAACTTATGATAGTATTCGCAATCATCCATTTTTCGCCGGAATTGACTGGGATAGCGTGTGGGAACAGACGCCACCCACTATTAGCCCGTATTTGCCCGGTGGTTCGTTTGAAGAAGAATACAATGTGCCAGATCATCTTGAACCCGGATTGGGCAATAAGCAACTCGTGAGACTGTGGGAATTCGACTTATCTACCTCTAaag GAATCTTAAACATTAGTCCAGAAGAAAAACGTCGTCGCCTCGAAGTTCAATCCCGGGAAAGCAAGTGGCATCAGTTCGTAGATGGAGAGCTAATTTTGAAGCAAGGTCTGGTTGACAAAAGGAAGGGACTGTTTCCACGACGTCGTATGCTACTGCTCACCACAGGACCGCGCCTATTTTACGTCGATCCAGCCAACATGGTGCTCAAGGGTGAGATCCCTTGGTCACCCGAACTACGAGTCGAAGCCAAGAACTTCAGAATATTTTTAGTGCACACG CCAAACCGTACATATTACCTAGAAGACCCAGACTCGTATGCTTTGGAGTGGGCAAGCGTTATCGACGAAGTGCGCATCGGTACATATGGACGGGACACGACTTAA
- the LOC124635413 gene encoding 3-phosphoinositide-dependent protein kinase 1 isoform X1, giving the protein MSGLTNRVKRGSRGSATLLEAANRILRLLGVSSTKRGKQPSPKSKINDRASSELRAPIAAAETIVETPIKMQAAPAPAPATPAPASAAPVAPASSPAPSQAQKPTKRTAKDYIFGKLIGEGCYSTVFLAKDIHSGKEYAIKVCEKLHIIRKKKREYIKREKDALNMLFNVPHGFVKLYCTFQDEERLYFVLSFAKNGELLSYINQVGSFELNVAKFYAAELLMALEKMHAKGIIHRDLKPENILLDENMHLQIADFGTAKILEPEEIRASPNNADNDAQNERSRKISFVGTPQYVSPELLHDCVDTRASDLWALGCIIYQMISGLPPFRAATEFLTFQKILKMDFEFPEGFPADAKDLVEKLLVLDHTKRLGANDKGETYDSIRNHPFFAGIDWDSVWEQTPPTISPYLPGGSFEEEYNVPDHLEPGLGNKQLVRLWEFDLSTSKGILNISPEEKRRRLEVQSRESKWHQFVDGELILKQGLVDKRKGLFPRRRMLLLTTGPRLFYVDPANMVLKGEIPWSPELRVEAKNFRIFLVHTPNRTYYLEDPDSYALEWASVIDEVRIGTYGRDTT; this is encoded by the exons ATGAGCGGATTGACCAACAGAGTTAAAAGAGGATCGAGGGGTAGTGCAACTCTGCTCGAAGCAGCAAACAGGATTTTGCGGTTACTTGGCGTCAGCTCTACTAAGCGCGGGAAACAGCCCTCGCCCAAATCTAAG ATCAACGATCGAGCATCTAGTGAGTTACGGGCCCCAATTGCTGCGGCCGAAACCATAGTAGAGACACCGATCAAGATGCAAGCAGCTCCTGCGCCCGCACCGGCCACGCCGGCGCCGGCGTCTGCCGCACCCGTTGCACCTGCCTCATCACCGGCTCCCAGCCAGGCGCAAAAGCCCACCAAGCGAACTGCTAAGGACTATATTTTTGGCAAATTAATCGGCGAGGGCTGTTACAGCACCGTGTTTCTTGCAAAGGATATTCACAGTGGAAAGGAATATGCAa TTAAAGTGTGTGAAAAACTTCACATCATTCGAAAGAAGAAAAGAGAGTACATTAAACGCGAGAAAGACGCCTTAAACATGTTGTTCAATGTACCTCATGGTTTCGTGAAACTTTACTGCACATTTCAAGATGAAGAAAGGCTTTACTTCGTCTTATCCTTTGCAAAAAATGGCGAATTGTTATCTTACATTAATCAAGTTGGCTCTTTTGAGCTTAACGTAGCAAAATTTTATGCGGCTGAGTTGTTGATGGCCTTAGAAAAAATGCACGCAAAAGGAATAATTCACCGTGACTTAAAAccggaaaatatattattagatGAAAATATGCACTTGCAAATTGCCGATTTTGGAACGGCTAAAATTCTGGAGCCTGAAGAAATTCGTGCTTCACCAAACAATGCTGATAATGACGCCCAAAATGAACGATCTAGAAAAATTAGTTTCGTTGGAACACCACAGTATGTAAGTCCAGAATTATTACATGACTGTGTAGACACCCGTGCCTCAGACCTGTGGGCGTTGGGATGCATCATTTACCAAATGATTTCGGGTTTGCCTCCGTTCCGCGCAGCTACGGAGTTCCTCACTTTTCAAAAAATTCTCAAGATGGACTTTGAATTCCCAGAAGGATTTCCGGCTGATGCTAAAGACCTTGTGGAAAAACTGTTGGTACTAGACCATACTAAGAGACTTGGCGCTAATGATAAGGGAGAAACTTATGATAGTATTCGCAATCATCCATTTTTCGCCGGAATTGACTGGGATAGCGTGTGGGAACAGACGCCACCCACTATTAGCCCGTATTTGCCCGGTGGTTCGTTTGAAGAAGAATACAATGTGCCAGATCATCTTGAACCCGGATTGGGCAATAAGCAACTCGTGAGACTGTGGGAATTCGACTTATCTACCTCTAaag GAATCTTAAACATTAGTCCAGAAGAAAAACGTCGTCGCCTCGAAGTTCAATCCCGGGAAAGCAAGTGGCATCAGTTCGTAGATGGAGAGCTAATTTTGAAGCAAGGTCTGGTTGACAAAAGGAAGGGACTGTTTCCACGACGTCGTATGCTACTGCTCACCACAGGACCGCGCCTATTTTACGTCGATCCAGCCAACATGGTGCTCAAGGGTGAGATCCCTTGGTCACCCGAACTACGAGTCGAAGCCAAGAACTTCAGAATATTTTTAGTGCACACG CCAAACCGTACATATTACCTAGAAGACCCAGACTCGTATGCTTTGGAGTGGGCAAGCGTTATCGACGAAGTGCGCATCGGTACATATGGACGGGACACGACTTAA
- the LOC124635413 gene encoding 3-phosphoinositide-dependent protein kinase 1 isoform X3: MQAAPAPAPATPAPASAAPVAPASSPAPSQAQKPTKRTAKDYIFGKLIGEGCYSTVFLAKDIHSGKEYAIKVCEKLHIIRKKKREYIKREKDALNMLFNVPHGFVKLYCTFQDEERLYFVLSFAKNGELLSYINQVGSFELNVAKFYAAELLMALEKMHAKGIIHRDLKPENILLDENMHLQIADFGTAKILEPEEIRASPNNADNDAQNERSRKISFVGTPQYVSPELLHDCVDTRASDLWALGCIIYQMISGLPPFRAATEFLTFQKILKMDFEFPEGFPADAKDLVEKLLVLDHTKRLGANDKGETYDSIRNHPFFAGIDWDSVWEQTPPTISPYLPGGSFEEEYNVPDHLEPGLGNKQLVRLWEFDLSTSKGILNISPEEKRRRLEVQSRESKWHQFVDGELILKQGLVDKRKGLFPRRRMLLLTTGPRLFYVDPANMVLKGEIPWSPELRVEAKNFRIFLVHTPNRTYYLEDPDSYALEWASVIDEVRIGTYGRDTT, from the exons ATGCAAGCAGCTCCTGCGCCCGCACCGGCCACGCCGGCGCCGGCGTCTGCCGCACCCGTTGCACCTGCCTCATCACCGGCTCCCAGCCAGGCGCAAAAGCCCACCAAGCGAACTGCTAAGGACTATATTTTTGGCAAATTAATCGGCGAGGGCTGTTACAGCACCGTGTTTCTTGCAAAGGATATTCACAGTGGAAAGGAATATGCAa TTAAAGTGTGTGAAAAACTTCACATCATTCGAAAGAAGAAAAGAGAGTACATTAAACGCGAGAAAGACGCCTTAAACATGTTGTTCAATGTACCTCATGGTTTCGTGAAACTTTACTGCACATTTCAAGATGAAGAAAGGCTTTACTTCGTCTTATCCTTTGCAAAAAATGGCGAATTGTTATCTTACATTAATCAAGTTGGCTCTTTTGAGCTTAACGTAGCAAAATTTTATGCGGCTGAGTTGTTGATGGCCTTAGAAAAAATGCACGCAAAAGGAATAATTCACCGTGACTTAAAAccggaaaatatattattagatGAAAATATGCACTTGCAAATTGCCGATTTTGGAACGGCTAAAATTCTGGAGCCTGAAGAAATTCGTGCTTCACCAAACAATGCTGATAATGACGCCCAAAATGAACGATCTAGAAAAATTAGTTTCGTTGGAACACCACAGTATGTAAGTCCAGAATTATTACATGACTGTGTAGACACCCGTGCCTCAGACCTGTGGGCGTTGGGATGCATCATTTACCAAATGATTTCGGGTTTGCCTCCGTTCCGCGCAGCTACGGAGTTCCTCACTTTTCAAAAAATTCTCAAGATGGACTTTGAATTCCCAGAAGGATTTCCGGCTGATGCTAAAGACCTTGTGGAAAAACTGTTGGTACTAGACCATACTAAGAGACTTGGCGCTAATGATAAGGGAGAAACTTATGATAGTATTCGCAATCATCCATTTTTCGCCGGAATTGACTGGGATAGCGTGTGGGAACAGACGCCACCCACTATTAGCCCGTATTTGCCCGGTGGTTCGTTTGAAGAAGAATACAATGTGCCAGATCATCTTGAACCCGGATTGGGCAATAAGCAACTCGTGAGACTGTGGGAATTCGACTTATCTACCTCTAaag GAATCTTAAACATTAGTCCAGAAGAAAAACGTCGTCGCCTCGAAGTTCAATCCCGGGAAAGCAAGTGGCATCAGTTCGTAGATGGAGAGCTAATTTTGAAGCAAGGTCTGGTTGACAAAAGGAAGGGACTGTTTCCACGACGTCGTATGCTACTGCTCACCACAGGACCGCGCCTATTTTACGTCGATCCAGCCAACATGGTGCTCAAGGGTGAGATCCCTTGGTCACCCGAACTACGAGTCGAAGCCAAGAACTTCAGAATATTTTTAGTGCACACG CCAAACCGTACATATTACCTAGAAGACCCAGACTCGTATGCTTTGGAGTGGGCAAGCGTTATCGACGAAGTGCGCATCGGTACATATGGACGGGACACGACTTAA
- the LOC124635306 gene encoding uncharacterized protein LOC124635306, which yields MSTTVIKYVGRTTDFKGKTLWEIVGSLKNFGVGRIIVRSVFERYPEPCFMKIVKVEACPDEERRRVRIWVEKTFRGRKLPNLTEIYRTSYKPDYKLIPKNEEAKLLASVQKVHDYPEVILPSSYEMPPLMKKFIITDHANKGLEVMTDFTMPISYKHSPNRVKRIAKGDEKPTAPFKMGLGTPVSPSLYEGVPLS from the exons ATGTCCACGACAGTTATTAAATATGTCGGAAGAACAACGGATTTCAAAGGTAAAACCTTGTGGGAAATTGTTGGGAGCCTGAAGAATTTTGGCGTCGGAAGAATCATCGTCCGGTCTGTTTTCGAAAGATACCCTGAACCGTGTTTTATGAAAATCGTTAAAGTTGAAGCTTGTCCTGATGAG GAAAGGCGCAGAGTAAGAATATGGGTTGAGAAAACGTTCAGAGGGCGTAAGTTGCCGAATCTTACTGAAATATACCGCACATCTTACAAGCCTGATTACAAACTAATACCTAAGAATGAGGAGGCAAAATTGTTAGCTAGCGTGCAGAAAGTACACGACTACCCAGAAGTAATCCTTCCTAGCAGCTACGAGATGCCCCCGCTTATGAAGAAGTTTATCATCACGGATCATGCAAACAAAGGACTGGAA GTTATGACAGACTTTACCATGCCGATCTCTTACAAACACAGCCCCAATAGAGTGAAGAGGATAGCTAAAGGTGATGAAAAGCCAACAGCACCATTTAAAATGGGCCTCGGAACTCCTGTCAGCCCCTCTCTCTATGAAGGAGTGCCCCTCAGTTGA